The DNA window ATCTGATATTCGTCATATAGTTTTTTCCATGGAAACATTGGTCCCGGATCCTGCTTTCTTGTGGGCGCAATATCGGAATGCGCCAATACATTGGTTGCAGGAATCTGATATCTAACCACAATATCTTTTGCTAAAGCAGCAACCTTTCTTACCTGCTCATCACTAAATGGCGCAAAAGTTCTTTTCCCTGCAGCATCAGTTGTATATCCCATGTTGACGATTTCAACTCCAATTGAGTTATCATTCAGATTTTTGTCACTTCTCCAAGAGCTTATTCCGGCATGATAAGCACGTTTATTTTCATCTACCAATTGATAGATCTCATTATCTCCGGTATTATTAACCAAATAGTGAGCACTTACAGTCTGCTGTGTTAGAACCATGATCGATTTATCGTCCGGTAAAGCCGTATAATGCAGTATTAAATATTTTTGTCTGAAATTTTGAGCAACAGCCGGAAAGTATGTTTTTACAACCTTATATCCTCCAGGTTTTGCAGAGACAATTGAACCGTAGCTAGCCGTATTATCATTCTTCGTTGGATCGGCGATATTGGTGGTGAAAAATTCTACTCCGCGGTCATTGGTAATTTGTGGTTTTGGCTTTTCAGTAGCAGGTGTTTTTACTACCGTTTTTGGTTGTGTCACTGGATTTTTTGGTTTGTATGTACTTTTCTTAACATTCTTTTGAGGGGTACAAGAAAAAACAAAAGCACTTAATCCGATGATATATAATGTTTTACGCATTAGTCGAAATTTTTAATCATTTATTACCCTCAAAAATACGTAAAATTTTCTTGAAATTTATTTGGTAAATAAAGAAATCTATTCTATATTTGCACTCGCAATAACGGAACAACGATCATTCAAAAAACGTTATAACAGGAGAGTTGCCTGAGAGGCCGAAAGGACATGTTTGCTAAACATGCGTACTGGAAACGGTACCAAGGGTTCGAATCCCTTACTCTCCGCGACTATCATTTTCGGGGCGTAGCGTAGTCCGGTCATCGCGCCTGGTTTGGGACCAGGAGGTCGCAGGTTCGAATCCTGCCGCCCCGACTTTTTTTTAACGCGCTTATAGACTAAGCGAGAATCAACTTTTTATGGGTGCGTAGCTCAGCTGGATAGAGCATCTGCCTTCTAAGCAGACGGTCAAAGGTTCGAATCCTTTCGCGCTCACTTCTAAACTCACAATCTCTATTGTGAGTTTTTTTGTTTTTATATACTTCAGCAAAGAAATAATATAGGATAGAGCATCCCGATTGTAATCGGGACGGTCAAAGGTTCGAATCCTTTCGCGCTCACTTCTAAACTCACAATTCATATTGTGAGTTTTTTTGTTTTCAGCCATCTTTTAAAAATATTCTAAGATCATCTTTTACCTCCTTAATTATGCATTTCAACCTCTGGTCATTAATTTGAGTAAACTGCATTTCTACTACTTTCCTATTGGATAATTTGCCATACATTCTTGCTATGTCACTAATTCCGTATATTGCAGCCCTTGCTATCCCAAAATCTTCATTAAGAATATACCTTATGCATAATCCTTCCAACCATTCGGGATCATTTATTCCATTGATTGCTCCAATAATTACCTCTATAATATTTGTATTGCTATCAAGAATTTTTATTACTTAGGATTTGCTTGTATAATTATAATTTTGGTAGTGCATATTGATCAATTCTGACAAGTTTTATTCAATTAAAGAATCATTCTTTAGTACCTGTTCTAATGCTGGTAGGTACATTTTATAAAAATCTGTTTCTTTCAATTTTATAATATCTGTTTTTATATTAGTATTCGTAGAGTTACTTTTATTACTTACCCACAATTATACCTATACAATTGTGAGAATGCCTTGATTGATTAATCTTGAAAATACTGTTCAAACCATTGATCAAAAATCTCTTTGTACTTTTCCTGAGCAACTTTAATCAGCAAATTAGGATCTTCAATTTGATCAAAGTTGTAGTCTCCTTTCATCCACTTTAAATATTCCCTCAAATCTTCACTCTCTCCATAACTCTCTTCGTCTCTGTAAAAATAAGCTTCATCAAAATCCACTCCAATTTCAGTATCATAGGTGAGCAAGTAAAAAAGTTGCAAGATATTGACTGCAACAATATGAACACCACCTTCATCTCCAAAAACCACAATAGGCATTTGATTTAAGGGCTGATTGGATCCATCATTCCAAACTGCATAAATTGAACCTGAACCATTTGCCTGAGCAAAAGGAAATAAACGATTCAAAAAACTCTCATCCTCGCTCCAACTCATCAATCCAGATTTATCATCTATTAAAACTCCAAAACCATCTACATAATTTTCGAAAGAAGAAATATTGTTCTGAAAATAGATCAATTTTTCCAGCTCCGTTGGGATTTCGCTTAGCCCCAAATTCTCTTTAAATTCTATGATATCTATCATTTCTTTTATTATTTAAAATAGGTCCACCTTATAATTTTCCGACAAGGTAAATGTAAGAAAATGTAAAAATTTTTTACGCAAAAGAATCATCTATCTAACGATATTTATTTCTATTTTCACATTATGTTTATAATTAAAAAAATATGACAACACATCCATATTGGGGCTCCGTAGATCAAGATTGGGCAGGTTTTTCATCTCATATCTCATTCTCTCATCCGTTTTTCACAGAACAGAATATTACTATATTTCTTGGAGAAGAGTTTGATGATGATGGAGAAGAAATTGAAGAACCACCCACTGAAAATCAGCTGGATGCTTTTGCAAATACGTATCAGGATTTCTTGGCAAATATTGAAACTAATCTAAGTAGCATTCAGAATAAAGCCTTTGACTATTATCAAAAACATTATGCTCATTATTTTGAAAACCCAGAAAAATCCGGCGAAGCAGCATTGGGTATTGACACTGTAGAAAAACACAATGAGTATATTAAAGAACTAATGTATTTAAGGGTTTTAGAAAACCACACTATTAAAATCAGTATTCGTTATCAGGTGGATACCGAACATGGAATTGAATTTAAACTTGTTGGTGGGCAGATAGAAAAAGTTGGTGGAATTGCAGAGACATAATTGCTTGTTAAGCATTCTAAAATACAAAAGACCGGAAAATATATTTTCCGGTCTTTTGTATAATTTTTTTATGTCGGATACGAGCAAGACGCTAGCATTAGTACAGGAGGATATGACTTTTAGATCCACAAATCATTGAAATATTTTGCAAAAACATCTAATCCTTTTTGTATTTTTTCCTCCCTTTCATCTATTGAAATATTCTCAAATTTTTTTGGATAACAATAATATTCAAATGGGAAAATCATTTCCCCGAGCCTATCACTCCAAAACCTAAACATTAAATCAACAGTCATCTTTTTATCTTCAAAAAAGATTTCATTTTTGAAATCAGGTAAAGTTGGCATCTCCTTTTTATCTACTTTATCTTTAAAAGCTTTTAGCATTGGATAAATACTTTCGGATAAAGTATATTTTAAATCGTATAGTTCCTCTTTTCTCATTATCTAACTTTTTTAAATGACCCTTTTTTATAATGTAGATTTGTAATATAAGTACTACCATCACTACCAGTTACTATTCTTGCTTTATCTCTGGTTGCACCATTTTCTCTCTGCTCCGATGTAGGTGACTCATTTAAATCATAAGTTCTATAATCAATATTACCATTTTTTACCTTTTTTAGGTAATATTTCAAAATTTTCCAATTCTTTTGCATTAAACTTCTATGGATTATTATATACTCCAGTCTGCTGCTCTATCATCGTTTCTCCGAATGGTAAATCTAAGAAAAATTGATCATTCCCATTACTCTATTATTTCTGCCATATTATTATTAAGTTTATTTTACGCTTAATTAACAGACCATCTCTACATAGATTTAACATAATGATTAATAACCTTATAGCGACAATCATTTTTAATTCAGTAATATTTTATCAATTTTTATTTTTTTAATTCAAAAAACTATCATATATTTGCACCCACAAAAAAAGAGGTAAAACTCGTTTTAGATGACCTTTAATCGGGGCGTAGCGTAGTCCGGTCATCGCGCCTGGTTTGGGACCAGGAGGTCGCAGGTTCGAATCCTGCCGCCCCGACTTTTTTAAAATAAAAACCTATTTAGGGTGCGTAGCTCAGCTGGATAGAGCATCTGCCTTCTAAGCAGACGGTCAAAGGTTCGAATCCTTTCGCGCTCACTTAAAACTCACAATCTTTATTGTGAGTTTTTTTGTTTACATAATTCATGTATTAATTCACACAAAATAGAGCATCCCGATTGTAATCGGGACAGTCAAAGGTTCGAATCCTTTCGCGCTCACTTTAGAACTCACAATCTTTATTGTGAGTTTTTTTGTTTACATTAGTTTCATGTGTTATTTCTACATACTTTTTTCTAAATCTTTAGACAAATATTATATTGGTCATTCTTGTGAAAGTCTACAAGAAAGGTTAAGAAAACATCTTTCAAACCATAAAGGTTTTACAGCAAAAACCAAAGACTGGACTATTATTTATTTTGAACCTTTCAATACCAAATCCGAAGCATACAAAAGAGAAAGAGAAGTAAAAGCTTGGAAAAGTAAGTATAAAATACAAAACCTTATTAAACCATCAGATAAGATACAGCATCCCGATTTTTAATCGGGACGGTCAAAGGTTCGAATCCTTTCGCGCTCACTTAAGGAGATAGGTATACTTTAGCTAATTGGTACTCGCCTCTTTACCAAATTTTTTCAGCGTTATAAAATGCGAACGCAGCGCGGATAAAAAGCTCTTATTTTCATTGTAAGGCAAATTGAACTCCATCGCTGTCTTTTTTACAATGACGGAGATCTCTCCATAGTGTATGTGGCATACTTTAGGAAACAGGTGATGTTCGATCTGCCTGTTCAGTCCACCAAGGAAAAATGCTGCGAGCTTATTGTGTGTTGCAAAATTCGCAGTTGTACGCATCTGATGCTCTGCCCATGCTTCTTCCATCTGCCCAGCTTCGTTAGGCACAGGGAAATTAGTGCCTTCAACAACATGAGCCAGCTGAAACACCAGTCCCATCGTTAAGCCTTCGGCAATATGCAGAAACAAAAAGCCAATCAGAAACTGCCACCAGCTTATATCCATCACCAATAGGGGCAATACAATAAAAAGGAAGTAATAAAGCGCTTTATAGAAAAATAAATTGAAATACTCCAGCTTCGGATGCTTGCTTTGATGTGCACCAATTTTTTTCTGGAAAAACTTCACAAAATCCTTACGGAATACCCATGACAGGGAGGCCAGACTGTAAAGCGGAAAGGCGTACCAATGCTGGTATCGCTGAATGCGATTCACTTCATCTTCTTCAGCAATCCGGATCAATCCTGGTGCTACCTCAATATCCTCGTCGTGGCCAGGTATATTTGTATAGGTGTGATGAACCACATTGTGGGTGATACTCCAAACATATGGATTGGCGCCGATCAGGTTAAAAATAATCCCAAATAGTTTATTCACTTTTTTATTACCAGAGAGGGCACCATGTATAGCGTCGTGACACACATTGAAGCCTACAAAGGCACTAAACATACCCAGAACTGCAGCAAGTGGTAAGAACATCCAGATAGGTAATGGAGCCAAAATGATTAAAAGGTAAACTCCTGTGAACCCAGCAAGGAAAAACGCAGTTTTACCCCACATGTGGACATTAGCATGTTGACTTAATTGATGCTGACTAAAAAATTGATCTACTCTACTCCTTAGGGTTGCATAAAAAAGAGAGCCAGAAGCTGATGAGAATTTTACTTTTTGTGACATAAGATATCTTGTTTGATCTACCTGACGCGAACAAACAGATGTGCTAAAATCGGGTGTTTGAATAAGGAGGGTATTGAGTTTTCCGGTACATTACCAGATTGTATATATGTATAACGTATTAATTGTTAATTTATTATAGTTTCATAAAACGCACATCTATAAGGTTGTGTCGTTACTCGAATTAATTGTATCCCTTTGTAATAAATATTACCTAAAAAGACGGACAGAACATTAAAAAACACCTCGCCTTCATTTACTAAAAAGCTCAATGACAACCCCTTATGTTCACTTTAAAACTCACAATTCTATTTATTCATTTATAATAATGTGCCCTAATATTTTGTACATTAGCTTTATCTAATTTCTTTCTCTTATTAACCCAACCGAACTGTGACCGAATATAATGTAGCCCAATTTGTTGATATTTTACAATCACTATTTCCTTTATCAGATAGTGAAAAACAAACATTAATATCCGGCATTAAAGCTTTAAATCTGAAAAGTGGAGATTCTATCATAAAAGAAAATACAACAGCAAATGATTTGTTTTTCCTTCAGAAAGGATTGGTAAGAAGCTTTTACTTTAAAGATTACAAAGAAATAAACACCGAGTTTTTCTTTGAAAATAATTTTCTCACAGCATTGACAAGCTTTCTGACTGGCGAAAAAACAAAACTGAATTTTCATTGCATTGAAGATTGCGAAATCATTGTAATACCAAAAAATTTAATCGATCAACTTTTAAGTGAGGATAACAAATGGTATAGATTAACCCATACAATATTAGAAAACGAATTTATTAAAAAGTGCAGAAGGGAAAGTTCATTTTTACTTCACGACTCCGCTGAGCGTTACTTTTACTTTCTATCCCTCTTTCCAAAATCAGAAACAAGAATCCCTCTTTTTCACATCGCCTCCTATCTTGGAATAAGTCCGGAGACATTAAGCAGGATCAGAAGTAGAAAAGTAGACTCAATTGATATAAGTCAAGTAGATAACATTTAAGTTTTTTCACCTTTGTTCAAAACATAACAGTTATGGATAAACGAGTGAAATTTGATTTTGAAATTTATTTTACCAACGGAGGAAACATAAAAGGGGAAGACTTCAGGCTTGATATTGCAGGAGTTGATATTACAGACAAAGAACTTGCAGATTATATTGTTAAAGATTTAAGACTTCTAATGGTCGGAAAAACAAATATTATCAATAAGCAAATCTTTAATGAACCACATAAACGAAAACCCGTTAACCCCGCAAAATCATTGGATCTACTCATTGACCTAAGCCATATCATAGAGGACGGACTTATCACCTACAAGGACTTACCAGCACCTATTATCTGTGATTATTTAAGCAGGGAAGACTCTAAGCAGTATTACGAAGAGGGAACAGAGTTTCAAATTGGCAAAATTGAAATGGTGACCAATACCGGAACCTACATCGACTGTCCTTTCCATAGATTTGAGAATGGAAAAGATCTGTCAGGAATGAAATTAGAAAAATTCGCTGAACTGGATGCTGTAGTCATCAGGATTCCATTTTCCGAAACCTTAGAAATTACTGAAGATCATTTAAAAAATTATGAAATCAGAAACAAGGCAGTTTTAATACACACGGGTTGGGACATTTACTGGAGAACTGATACCTATTTTGAAAAACATCCTTATTTAACCCAAAAGGCAGCTGAATATCTGAGAGACTGTGATGTCAAATTAGTTGGTATTGATTCCGTTAATATCGACAATACATCAGGTAAAGCCAGGCCTGTTCACACCACCCTTCTCAGCGCCGAAATTATAATCGTGGAGCATTTATGCAATTTGCATTTACTTCCTCAAGAAGGTTTTACTTTCAGTGCTGTTCCTCCAAAGTTCAAGGGGATGGGTACATTTCCAGTCAGAGCATTTGCTTCAATACTGAAAAACCCAGACTAATTAACTCTTTCAAAATAAAACCACCAATATTCATGGTGGTTTTTATATTTGTTATTTAAAATTTATTTAAGCTTATAAGAGTTGCCATCCCAAAGATATGTTTTAGAAGAATGTTTTTTCTTTTCCCTGTCCTTTTCATCTTTTTCCATTTCTTCCATTTTAAAAATAAAAGCATTGGGAATTCCACCTTTATCATTTGGAAATACAAAACTTTCACTGTGATAATAAACATCGGCATCACCTACATTCGTTAATTTCGGTAAGGTAATGAGTTTTTTATCTTTAAATAATACATATTGATCATAACTGGCAATTCCACAAGCCTCTCCTGAAACCATTGCTTTTAAAGTCAGTTCTACATTTTGTAATTTATGGTTGCTTTCTATAGTAAATGTTCCATAGCTTAACTCTTCACCTTGTCCGGTTTCAAAAAAAACCTCATCGATCAGGGTATTGCCTTCAAGCACTTTTATACTTGCTATATTTTGTTTAAAATTCTCTCCGGATGCTTTATCTTTTTTGGTTTCAGTTTTTGAAAGTCCAAAGAGAAAATCATACCCGTTTTTATTTCTG is part of the Chryseobacterium paludis genome and encodes:
- a CDS encoding GIY-YIG nuclease family protein, with product MCYFYILFSKSLDKYYIGHSCESLQERLRKHLSNHKGFTAKTKDWTIIYFEPFNTKSEAYKREREVKAWKSKYKIQNLIKPSDKIQHPDF
- a CDS encoding fatty acid desaturase family protein; amino-acid sequence: MSQKVKFSSASGSLFYATLRSRVDQFFSQHQLSQHANVHMWGKTAFFLAGFTGVYLLIILAPLPIWMFLPLAAVLGMFSAFVGFNVCHDAIHGALSGNKKVNKLFGIIFNLIGANPYVWSITHNVVHHTYTNIPGHDEDIEVAPGLIRIAEEDEVNRIQRYQHWYAFPLYSLASLSWVFRKDFVKFFQKKIGAHQSKHPKLEYFNLFFYKALYYFLFIVLPLLVMDISWWQFLIGFLFLHIAEGLTMGLVFQLAHVVEGTNFPVPNEAGQMEEAWAEHQMRTTANFATHNKLAAFFLGGLNRQIEHHLFPKVCHIHYGEISVIVKKTAMEFNLPYNENKSFLSALRSHFITLKKFGKEASTN
- a CDS encoding cyclase family protein; the encoded protein is MDKRVKFDFEIYFTNGGNIKGEDFRLDIAGVDITDKELADYIVKDLRLLMVGKTNIINKQIFNEPHKRKPVNPAKSLDLLIDLSHIIEDGLITYKDLPAPIICDYLSREDSKQYYEEGTEFQIGKIEMVTNTGTYIDCPFHRFENGKDLSGMKLEKFAELDAVVIRIPFSETLEITEDHLKNYEIRNKAVLIHTGWDIYWRTDTYFEKHPYLTQKAAEYLRDCDVKLVGIDSVNIDNTSGKARPVHTTLLSAEIIIVEHLCNLHLLPQEGFTFSAVPPKFKGMGTFPVRAFASILKNPD
- a CDS encoding N-acetylmuramoyl-L-alanine amidase produces the protein MRKTLYIIGLSAFVFSCTPQKNVKKSTYKPKNPVTQPKTVVKTPATEKPKPQITNDRGVEFFTTNIADPTKNDNTASYGSIVSAKPGGYKVVKTYFPAVAQNFRQKYLILHYTALPDDKSIMVLTQQTVSAHYLVNNTGDNEIYQLVDENKRAYHAGISSWRSDKNLNDNSIGVEIVNMGYTTDAAGKRTFAPFSDEQVRKVAALAKDIVVRYQIPATNVLAHSDIAPTRKQDPGPMFPWKKLYDEYQIGMWYDEAAKQSIFELAQLDFQTRYNEASFIFLIQTAFQKFGYGIELSGAWDDATKKTIEAFQYHFRPQNYDGIMDAETWAILQALNQKYPVK
- a CDS encoding SH3 domain-containing protein — translated: MKSLFTVFFLFVLQLFSAQEDVYANGVFGFEENKGQKIFSNWTRVRQEPKVDAQIVDSLQTNQQILILQKDENILKLGERRSNWYKISYQKGEQTAEGYIWGGNLCVGYRNKNGYDFLFGLSKTETKKDKASGENFKQNIASIKVLEGNTLIDEVFFETGQGEELSYGTFTIESNHKLQNVELTLKAMVSGEACGIASYDQYVLFKDKKLITLPKLTNVGDADVYYHSESFVFPNDKGGIPNAFIFKMEEMEKDEKDREKKKHSSKTYLWDGNSYKLK
- a CDS encoding DUF6985 domain-containing protein codes for the protein MTTHPYWGSVDQDWAGFSSHISFSHPFFTEQNITIFLGEEFDDDGEEIEEPPTENQLDAFANTYQDFLANIETNLSSIQNKAFDYYQKHYAHYFENPEKSGEAALGIDTVEKHNEYIKELMYLRVLENHTIKISIRYQVDTEHGIEFKLVGGQIEKVGGIAET
- a CDS encoding Crp/Fnr family transcriptional regulator yields the protein MTEYNVAQFVDILQSLFPLSDSEKQTLISGIKALNLKSGDSIIKENTTANDLFFLQKGLVRSFYFKDYKEINTEFFFENNFLTALTSFLTGEKTKLNFHCIEDCEIIVIPKNLIDQLLSEDNKWYRLTHTILENEFIKKCRRESSFLLHDSAERYFYFLSLFPKSETRIPLFHIASYLGISPETLSRIRSRKVDSIDISQVDNI